In the Triticum aestivum cultivar Chinese Spring chromosome 2B, IWGSC CS RefSeq v2.1, whole genome shotgun sequence genome, taataaggaggcatcaTCAAAAGCTAGTTCATAATTCTTACCATAATTGTCTCTCTCATCAGCTCTGCTTTTAGCCATATCCTCAATTTTCTTGTCTTCTTTTCCTTTGTTTCTCATGCTTCTCTTGATTTCAACATCTTTCTCCTCCCTCTCTTTATCCAGGATCTCACTTCCATGTATTTCAGCCATTTTCTCCCCCAAGGTCCCAATAGATTCTTGGCTAGCATTATAATCAGTGGGCTCATTATATTTCCCAGACTCAGTATCTTCCTTTTTCTGTTGACTCTCTTTCTCATAATCTTCAAGGTCCATATTAGCTAACTCCATTTCATACTCCTCTCTATTAGCAGCCTCTTGTGCCAACTTCTggatttcttcaagttgttttctACTAATCTCCTGCAACTCTGTCTGAATTTTTTCTAATTCTCTGATCCTGTTTTCATTTTTAGCCCATAGAGCATTGTTTCTAATCTTGTCTTCCTCCAAGGTTTTGATTTTACTGAACATGATTTCACTCTCtttttgccattttcctctctccACAGCCATCTCTTTTTGCCACTGCATCATGGTTTCTTCCATTTGAGCTTTCATTCCTTCAATTCTTATATCAACCTCCTCACTTTGTTTCAGGGATAAACATCCAAAGGAGACCCCTCTATGTTCATTGTCCCCCATTCTAGTCATCTTCCTGTTGTCAAtctcttcctcccccccccccttctgAGAGATTACTGCcatcatttttcctcttctcatcTTTGTACCAACCAATCTCCACCACCTTCTCAGCTTCCACCCCAATTCTAAACATGAGAAGATCAGGGGAAGTGATTTCCACTTGAGTTGGCAATTTCTCCACATCTCTGATCCCACACTTTGCTCTAATTTTCTCCTCATTTATAGTATCCATATCAATCTCTAGGACAGGTCCAACTGCAGCAGCCACCTCACAAACACCCAAAAAATGTCTGAAACAATCTGGGACTTTGGCAAGCCTGACCCAAATGGTGTGCATCTTCCCAACAGCTTGATGATCAAGGGACCAGGGTTGAACCTTGATCACCACCCCTGTCCCCAGCAGTTTAAAGTCATTAAACTTGGCTAGCTCCACCAACTTTGCTTTATTGGGAAATCTCATCATGTATCCATTCTTTCCAAATTCCCTTACTCTCCATTGCCAGCCCCAGTCAAACATTTCCTCCATAGCTTTCACAAGTTCAGTCTCATTAATGCTTCCTTCTCTTATGATCACCACACCCAAAGGATTGGTATGTTCTGCTATCAGGACATCTTTATAGCTCTGAACCAAAAGAATTCCCAGCCCTTTAGCTGCATACCCTAAATATTTTGGGACTGGTTTCACCTGTTTCAGCAAGTTGCACTCCCCTGTAATATGATTCTCTCTACCACAGATCAAGCAGTGTCCCACCCTGCAATCCTTGGTGGTGTGTCTGGGGTCTTTGCATTTACCACACACCTGTTTGTTATATCTATCAAAATTTCTCTTGTTTTCTTCATACCCATGCTGCCAACCACTTTTACCCCCCTTGCTTCTTCAAATCCAAGCCAGCTCCCTGCTCCACCATCTTGTCAACTCTCTGTTGCCCATCAGGGGCTCCCTCTTCTTTTCTGTGACTTTCTCTTCCAAGCATGTTACCAATTCGATTTCCAGCCATTCCTTCCATCTGGGCCTTCTCACTACCCTGCATCCCCTGAACCAGCTGAGAGAGTAGCGAAGTCAACAGCAATTGTTGCTGCTGCTGATCTGCCTGAGAAGTCTGGTTGTTGCTCCTCTCTTTTTCCATTACAGTACCTTCCTTTTCACCACAAGTCATCCTTGGTATCTCTTCCCCTGCATCTTTCCCTCCTGCCTTAGCTTGCCACACCAGATTCTCCTCGCTCCCCTCAGCCCTGGGTTCTTCAATCTCTACATCTCTGCTCATATCCTTCACATTCCCAGAACGATTCCCCCCTCTCCCAAAACTCCCAGATCCTCCTGGGAAGGCATGTCTCCCTCCATTCCATCTCCCCATCTTCTCAGTATTGTTGAATCTTCCTCCCAAATTGTCATTCCATCCCCCTCTATTGAATCTCTGAGCCCCAAAACCTCTACCAAAATTTCCTGACATGTTTTTTTTGTGTGGCGGCGAGGGGGGGAGAGGAGGAAACCCTAAGGGATGTTTCTCCTCAGCTCCCTCCACTCCTTTTTTATATCCCCCACACCTTCGTCCTTTTGTTGGGTTGGGCCGGGCTCCATCTCACTAGGCCTCCATCATCTCAGGCCCACCTCCACATCAGTGTTTAAATCCTTTCCAACTGAGCCCCCAAAAAGCATCAGGGGTCTCAGAGAATTTTTCCACACGATTCCTCCAAACCTCCCCCTTTCACACCTAAGCATCTCGCAATAGGGGTACTCTGCAACTCAATTTCCCCAAAATCTACATCCTCTTCCCCAAATACAGGGATTATGGGATGAACATTTTCTTTTTTCATATGGATTCGAACAATTTCTGCATCTATCCCATTCCCATGAGTCATGTTGCTCAGCTTTCTATTAGTATCATTATCCAAAAAAAAACCGCTCTGAATATAAGTCTGCGCCAGAAACCAACCCAGAATCCTGATTTCTTCGCGATTTCGATCCCCCCTAATCTTATATCTGTTACTCGGCTTAAATTTCCCAATCAGATTACCACCACTAGCATCATCTACTTCAATCGAAGTAGTAGACGCTAAGTATTTCGCAGCTTCCAACATACCTGAATCGGAGATGagggcctccccctccccctcctcttcggAGTCCTCACCGGCCAGCAAGCAGAAGAGATTACCGACCGGCGAGCACCCTACTGGCGGCGGGAGAGAGCGAGAAGGCGAGGCGAACGCCTCTGGAACCGCGGCGAGCGGCGAGGGAGTGAGGTTGGGGTCGAAACCGTGGCCCTTCGCCGCTGCGGCACCGTCGcttcctcctccatctcctcgcgctcctcgtcctcctcgatCTGGATCGGCAGCCACCTGGATCCAGGGGCAGGGATCCCCACCACCACCTCCTGCGGGGGCCCCTGATGCGGGGGCAGCGCCCATGGCTGGATCAGGCGGAAGCGGAAGGAGCGGAACACCTTCCATTTCTCCCTCTGCTCCGGGACCAGCGACTCCGCCTCTAGCATCGCCCACAGGAGCACCCCCATCACTGGCTAGCGGTCATAGTTGGGGAAGCATCTGAGGATCTCCTCCCCGCGCAGCTTGTCCCGCACCACCTCCGACGCGTGGTTGAGCGCCTTCGCCATCGGAAACCATCGATCGATCTCCTTCAGCCGCCTCATCAGGATCACGTCGCCGTCGGACAGCGCCCACATCTGCTGCTCCCTCGTCGTCATCGAACCCTAGCTGTCGCAGCGGCGCGGGGCGCGGGTTCTCACAGGCGAGATTTGTGAGGTGTGGAGAGGGAGAGAGCCGAGGCGTCGGTCTATTATCCCCTCTCCTGACCCCCCGCTCGCCATTACTCACCTCGAACCGCACCCCCGCCGCGCCCCACCGGTTAGCCGCCGCAATTTCTGCGACGTGGCACGGAAACACCACCTCCTGGCCCACCCGCCACGCCGCAACGCCTTCTCCACTGCATGCGTCTACCACCACTCCCTCGTCGTCGAGGAGCTCCACCCGCAGTCCTCGTCGGCGAACGTGGCCATGTCGAGGCACTGGCACCGCCGCGCAAAAGTCTGGCACGAACACGCAAAGTTGCGTCATCTCCATCATCCATCTGCTCCTAAATATATGATTTTTTGATAGTTCTGTTGGATAATGAGCAACTGACTTCACAGGAGGGccaaaggccaatacatatacaTGTGTAAGGTAAAGTGCAAGAGATCCCTTATACAATAGGGATAAACCGAAAAgggctatacacatctaacacccccccccctcaaactcatggtggatcgaCAACACTAAGTTTGGAGAGAAGAAAACGATGctgcgctcgagtctgtgccttcatgaagaagtccgccaactgtaactcagagggcacatagtgaagagcgagagtcttATCTTGCACAGCAGCACGCACTAAGTGGGCATCTACACCGATGTGCTTGgcgagctcatgcttcaccgggtcatgcgcaatactgatagcaccagtactgtctgacaataagggagtcgaggtagtagcagacacaccaaaatcctcaagtagccaccgtaaccagatcacctcatCCGTCAGCATAGCCATGGCTCGTAACTCAGCCTCTatactcgagcgagaaactgcagtctgtttctttgtcttccaagCAATAAGAGAGCCATCAAGAAAGACACAATAAGCAGACAGtgagcgtcgatcagagggatcactagcccaggtagcatcagagtaggcctggagctcaagagagctggagcggggaaagaaaaggcgctgagagatcgtgccacgaagatatcgtagaacacggaggagatgactataatggacagaggtgggggctgaaacaaactgactcagaatgtggacaggataggagatgtcaggacgcgtaacagcaagatagacaagactgccaacaaggtgACGATAGCGAGTAGGATTAGGGAGAGGGGTCACCATTAGAGGCACGAAGCTGAATGTTGAGATCCATGGGAGTTACAACAGTGCGCTCATCACCGAGAGCAGCGcaagcaagaagatcctgaatatatttttcttgggagatgtagaagccatcagaggtcgaggagatctcaatcccaagaaaatagcaaaGTGGACCAACATCAGTCATGAGAAACTGGTCGCGAAGGCgggccttaacaaaggcaatgtaatcagagtcgtcaccagtgatgatcatgtcatcaacatagagaaagagaagagtccgaccacgaggagacgtgtgaacaaacaacgcaggatcatgatcactgggcaagaaaccggcggtagtcaccacagaggcaaagcgctcaaaccaggcgcgaggggcctgtttgagaccatagagggagcggcgaagtctacataccataccatcaggagcatagtacctcggtggtggctgcatataaacctcctcacgcaactcgccattgagaaaagcgttctgaacatcaagttgagagatagaccactgACGAACAGAAGCCACAACAAGAAGAGTGTggacagtggtcatgtgggccacaggagcaaacgtctcatcataatcacgcccctgctcctgctgaaaaccacgggccataagacgagctttgtagcgctcaagagaaccatcggagcgagtcttaatcttgtagacccacttgcaggtgatgggacggaCACCGAAAGGAAGGGGAACCAaatcccatgtgccagagcgctcaagagcagcaagctcttcggccatcTCAAGCTGCCATTTAGGCTAAGTCATGGCAGTCtgataggaagtgggctcagcaataacagagagactgtaccgatcaggggagtagcgatcaggcggggggcgaggccgagcacggaggttatgaaccgggggaggcgtgagaggtgcaccagaggtggaaggctCGTCAGGGGAGACATCCTCAGTACGAGAtcgacgagtatagtggagaggaaacggtgagagagggcgacggactggagatgatggtggagaggtggaggaggaggatggagaagaCGGGGTCGGTGGTAAATGAGAAGGAAGAGGATGCAGTCACATCAACAGCGGAAGCAGTCGACGAGGAGCCTGGGGAATCAAGAAGACACTTGAGGCGAACAATGTCCTCGTCAGTGAGTGACGGAGTCGAGGAAGACACAGGAGTCCCACTAGAGGAGGAGCGcctctggtctcgcttcttctggcgacaatcagactctgggtgacctAACGGGGAGCAATAACCACAGACGGTGTCACGGTGCGACGTGCCCTTCTCAGCATAAGGAGGACAGCTCACCCCCTTGGAGGAGTAGGCAGGAGCGATGGAGCGGTGAGGCGAGCAGACGACATAGGAGCCCGGGCGGCCAACACTGATGGAACCAGAAGCAACCCAGCagagcgaaggcgggtctcctcagcaTGAAGCTCAGCAAGTATCTCtgagataggaacacgaccacgagcaagcaagtgagcacgtCAAGGCTCAAACTCAGACCagagacgagataagaactcatggaccCTCTGAAACTCGAGATCAGATCGAGTAGTCTGACAGCAACGACAGGTTCCACAAACAACTGTCCGAAGAgagtcaagctggcgccagatggcagagcactgtgaatagaactcatcaacagaagAATCACCTTGCTGGAGTGTGTGCTCCTGGCGCACCACAGATAGGTAGAGaacatcaccagagggctgatagcgctgacagaggtaagaccacatcgctgcaactgtgccaaatcccatgaactccgaagcaaactgaggaaggacactcgcagtgagaacagcagcagctcgagcatcatcattgcaccactgagtgtaagcagacagatcatcccgGTACACAGAAAGAGCATCGGAATAAGCAgatacctgctgatcataagcatcaaccGCAACATCATCCAGAGCCTTGGCAGCATCCCGgtcagcctgagaagcatcagcagcaagGACCGGTGTCACTGGTGGGATTGGGGCCACTGGCGCAACCGGGCATGGCGGACAGGGGACCTCGCCAGAGAGAACACCCCACAGAAGGAGTCCACGCATATGGATGCGCATGAAGCCTacaaactcagcatagttggtgccatcaaaGATTACCAAGCACCGAGGGACCGCGACATAGCCTGAAGAGGACATGAGGAAGTCACTCTGCGGGTTTTTTTTGGAAGTCAACGGACCCAGAAGaactcgatctggatcgggagatTGAGCACCCGATCGCTCGCTGGGGGAAGCGCTTGGGTCAACCAGCCCGAGCCCCAGCCATAGAGGGAGAGCGGAAGCTCGAGCTCGAGCAGGGGCGCTCGAGGCGAGGGCCGGCGGAACACGGGACGAGAAGTCCCCGGCCGGATCCGAAGCGAGGAAGCCACGGCGGAGCAAGAAGCAGCGGCGGCCGGCCGGTCAGGGGACGGCGTCGGGCCGGAGGAAGAAAAGCCTGGCGGCGGGCGGGACGAGGCAGGCTAGCGGGAAGCAACGCCGGGCCAGGAGCTCAGCGGTCCAGCCGGTGGGAGCTGCAGCCAAGCCGAATCCTGGCTTCGGGCGGGACGAGAGCAGAGCAGCAGGCGGCGGAGGCGTGAGGCAAGTTGGGACAGATAGGAATCGAGCCGGGGCGGCCGGAATCGAGCAGAAACGGCCGGAGATGAGGTAGGCTAGGAGGAGGGAGCACGGAGTTGCAGCGTGCGAGGGAGAGAGGCTAGCCTAGCATCTGATACCTTGTTGGATAATGAGCAACTAACTTCACAGGAGGGccaaaggccaatacatatacaTGTGTTAGGTAAAGTGCAAGAAACCCGAAAAGATAAGAAAAAGTCAAATAAAAATCGCAAGTCGTAACAAGGAGTTGTCGATCTCAAAAACTCATAGAGAATCCACAGTGACAAAGAGGATCATCCCTCCCTTAGACTTTGACTTTCAAAAGACGGAAAAAAAAAACAACGATCATCTTCTGTCCCAAGCAAAGAAAGAGAAATAGAAACCGAAACGTGCTTGACATGGCAACCACCACTTCACACATATCGTACGCTTGAGTTTATTTAAAGACCATTCACGCAGCCGATCAACCTCAACCAAATCCAACTCCTACCAAGCTAGATCAAGCTCCAACAACCATGACCGGCGACGACGACCTCCAGCATGCCGCCGTCGCACTGCCGACGGCGATCCCGTGCGTCACCCTCAACACGGGCCACGCCATGCCGGTGCTGGGCTTCGGCACCGGCGCCTCGCGCGCGCCCGCCGACCTGCCAGACACCATCCTGCACGCCGTCCGCCTCGGCTACCGCCACCTCGACACGGCCGCCATGTACGGCACCGAGCCGGCCGTGGGGGCCGCCGTCGCCGAGGCCGTGCGCTCCGGCGCCGTGCGGTCGCGCGAGGACCTCTTCGTCACCTCCAAGCTCTGGATCCCCGACGCGCGCCCGGGCCGCGTCGTGCCCGCGCTCCGCGACTCCCTCGCCCGCCTCGGCCTCGCCTACCTCGACCTCTTCCTCGTCCACtggcccgtcgccgccgacgaccccgcGGACAAGGCCACGCACGCGGAGTTCGACATGGAGGGCGTGTGGCGCGGCATGGAGGAGTGCCGCCGCCTCGGCCTGGCGCGCTCCGTCGGCGTCAGCAACTTCTCGGCCGCCAAGATGGAGCG is a window encoding:
- the LOC123039791 gene encoding deoxymugineic acid synthase 1-B-like, with amino-acid sequence MTGDDDLQHAAVALPTAIPCVTLNTGHAMPVLGFGTGASRAPADLPDTILHAVRLGYRHLDTAAMYGTEPAVGAAVAEAVRSGAVRSREDLFVTSKLWIPDARPGRVVPALRDSLARLGLAYLDLFLVHWPVAADDPADKATHAEFDMEGVWRGMEECRRLGLARSVGVSNFSAAKMERLLALAAVPPAVNQVELNVGWRQDRVREVCARHGVVVSAYSPLGAYGASWGSDAVMNSGVMHHVAAAKAKTVAQVALRWVYEQGVCFVARSFNKERLKHNLDIFDWELSEEDKAMIATIPQKRACQGDYFVSPDGPYKSLEELWDGEI